In the genome of Acidimicrobiia bacterium, one region contains:
- a CDS encoding class I SAM-dependent methyltransferase: MFGDIPEEVVDRMRHLEARDAADRLDGTGRLERLRQIPPETGRFIALLAAAAPHGRVIEVGTSGGFSTLWLALACRERGDRLVTFEVLPEKAAIAAETFRVAGVDDLVDLVVDDARNHLDGMSGIAFCFLDAEKEVYRDCYRSVVPNLVPGGLLVADNALSHAEDLQTMIDDAMEDDRVDALVLPIGKGELVCRRPSRAGRAVR, encoded by the coding sequence ATGTTCGGCGACATCCCCGAAGAAGTGGTGGACCGCATGCGACACCTCGAGGCACGCGACGCCGCCGATCGCCTCGACGGCACCGGTCGCCTGGAGAGACTCAGGCAGATACCGCCGGAGACGGGCAGGTTCATCGCCCTGCTCGCCGCCGCAGCCCCGCACGGGAGGGTGATCGAGGTCGGGACCAGCGGCGGTTTCTCGACGCTGTGGCTGGCACTCGCTTGCCGGGAGCGAGGTGACCGCCTGGTCACCTTCGAGGTGCTCCCCGAGAAGGCGGCCATCGCCGCCGAGACCTTCCGGGTGGCCGGCGTCGACGACCTCGTCGACCTGGTCGTCGACGATGCCCGAAACCACCTGGATGGGATGTCGGGAATCGCCTTCTGCTTCCTCGATGCCGAGAAGGAGGTCTACCGCGATTGCTATCGGTCGGTGGTGCCCAACCTGGTTCCCGGCGGACTCCTGGTCGCCGACAATGCCCTGAGCCACGCCGAGGACCTCCAGACGATGATCGACGATGCGATGGAGGACGATCGGGTGGACGCGCTGGTCCTGCCGATCGGGAAGGGCGAACTCGTCTGCCGGAGGCCTTCCCGGGCCGGGCGAGCCGTTCGGTAG
- the fabI gene encoding enoyl-ACP reductase FabI, whose translation MLLEGKRLLITGVLTDDSIAWHTARIAQEQGAEVVLTGFGRGIALTRRVAGRLPSEPDVLELDINDPAHMEVLVSDLERRWGAIDGALHAIAFAPEDALGGNFLNTPPQSAATAFMTSAFSYKTLAVGLLPLLKEAGGGSLVTLDFDNTQAWPAYDWMGVAKSALQSVTRYLARDLGRHGIRVNAVSAGPLATVAAKNIPGFGRFKDVWGERAPLGWDVGDPSPVARMICVLLSDWAPATSGEVVHVDGGFHAIAAGLGEPE comes from the coding sequence GTGCTGCTCGAAGGCAAGCGCCTGCTGATCACCGGCGTGCTCACCGACGACTCGATCGCCTGGCACACCGCCCGCATCGCCCAGGAGCAGGGCGCCGAGGTGGTCCTCACCGGGTTTGGGAGGGGGATCGCACTCACCCGAAGGGTGGCCGGGCGGCTTCCCTCCGAGCCCGACGTCCTTGAGCTCGACATCAACGACCCGGCCCACATGGAGGTCCTGGTCTCCGATCTGGAGCGAAGGTGGGGAGCGATCGATGGTGCCCTACACGCCATCGCCTTCGCTCCCGAGGATGCTCTCGGCGGCAACTTCCTCAACACGCCGCCGCAGAGCGCGGCGACGGCCTTCATGACCTCGGCGTTCTCCTACAAGACCCTGGCGGTGGGTCTGCTTCCGCTGCTGAAGGAGGCGGGTGGAGGGTCACTGGTGACCCTCGACTTCGACAACACCCAGGCCTGGCCCGCCTACGACTGGATGGGGGTCGCCAAGTCGGCCCTGCAGTCGGTGACCAGGTACCTGGCGCGTGACCTGGGCAGGCACGGGATCCGGGTGAACGCCGTGTCGGCGGGACCGCTGGCCACGGTGGCGGCGAAGAACATTCCCGGCTTCGGTCGGTTCAAGGACGTCTGGGGGGAGCGGGCACCGCTCGGCTGGGACGTGGGCGATCCCTCGCCGGTGGCCCGGATGATCTGCGTACTCCTCTCCGACTGGGCGCCAGCCACCTCCGGTGAGGTGGTTCACGTCGACGGCGGGTTCCACGCCATCGCCGCCGGCCTCGGCGAGCCCGAGTAG
- a CDS encoding D-alanine--D-alanine ligase family protein: MARVAVFFGGRSEEHDVSCVSAVSTLAALSSRGHEVVAVGIDRSGGFHLADPGLAPLVAEGPALRVEVPGGALAIGSERIVVDVAFPVLHGPFGEDGTIQGLFEMAGLPYVGSGVLGSAIAMDKDVAKRLCREAGIPVGEYLVIRAPEFGDDPGAVADRVGSELGFPVFVKPANLGSSVGIARADDEASLKDSVEAAFVHDPKVLVEAEVRGREIEVAVLEGPRASLPGEIVVGSGWYTYEAKYRDDSTDLVVPAVLGDAATETVRRLACLAFGALECRGLARADFFYEEGGRGFLLNEVNTMPGFTPKSMFPMMWAATGMPYPELCDELVSLALGR, translated from the coding sequence ATGGCGCGCGTTGCGGTCTTCTTCGGGGGTCGGTCCGAGGAGCACGATGTCTCGTGCGTCTCGGCGGTGTCCACCCTCGCCGCCCTGTCATCACGCGGTCACGAGGTGGTGGCGGTGGGTATCGACCGGTCCGGAGGGTTTCACCTGGCAGATCCCGGCCTGGCGCCGCTGGTCGCCGAGGGTCCGGCCCTGCGGGTCGAGGTCCCGGGAGGCGCCCTGGCGATCGGGAGCGAGCGGATCGTCGTGGATGTCGCCTTCCCGGTGCTCCACGGTCCCTTCGGTGAGGACGGGACCATCCAGGGCCTCTTCGAGATGGCCGGGCTGCCCTATGTGGGATCGGGGGTGCTGGGGTCGGCGATCGCCATGGACAAGGACGTGGCCAAGAGGTTGTGCCGGGAGGCCGGAATACCGGTGGGGGAGTACCTGGTGATCCGGGCACCGGAGTTCGGTGACGATCCGGGCGCCGTGGCCGATCGGGTCGGGTCCGAGCTCGGGTTCCCGGTGTTCGTCAAGCCGGCCAACCTGGGGTCGTCGGTGGGTATCGCCCGGGCCGACGACGAGGCCTCCCTGAAGGACTCGGTGGAGGCGGCTTTCGTTCACGATCCCAAGGTGCTGGTGGAGGCCGAGGTGAGGGGGCGAGAGATAGAGGTCGCCGTCCTCGAGGGTCCCCGGGCGTCCCTGCCTGGAGAGATCGTCGTCGGAAGTGGCTGGTACACCTACGAGGCCAAGTACCGGGACGACTCGACCGACCTGGTGGTGCCGGCGGTCCTCGGCGACGCCGCCACCGAGACGGTGCGTCGACTCGCCTGTCTCGCCTTCGGGGCGCTGGAGTGTCGGGGGCTGGCCCGGGCCGACTTCTTCTACGAGGAGGGCGGACGCGGGTTCCTGCTCAACGAGGTGAACACCATGCCCGGATTCACCCCCAAGTCCATGTTCCCGATGATGTGGGCCGCCACCGGAATGCCCTACCCGGAGCTGTGCGACGAGCTGGTGTCCCTGGCCCTGGGACGCT